A genome region from Natronosalvus rutilus includes the following:
- a CDS encoding SHOCT domain-containing protein, translating into MTPRIETVGRTGRQTAMLAIPLFVGATESVAAHGGESTWGGMMGDGWGLFGGAMGLWGLLWMGALIAIPLFLVYSMVDRGTNGSDDRSLSVLRERYARGDLSDDEFERRRERLERDG; encoded by the coding sequence ATGACACCACGAATCGAAACCGTCGGACGTACTGGTCGCCAAACAGCGATGCTCGCGATCCCATTGTTCGTCGGAGCGACCGAGTCGGTCGCCGCCCACGGCGGCGAGAGCACCTGGGGTGGAATGATGGGAGACGGATGGGGGCTCTTCGGTGGAGCAATGGGTCTCTGGGGGCTTCTCTGGATGGGCGCCCTGATCGCCATCCCCCTCTTCCTCGTCTACTCGATGGTCGACCGCGGAACGAACGGCAGTGACGACCGATCGCTCTCGGTTCTTCGCGAGCGATACGCCCGCGGCGACCTCTCCGACGACGAGTTCGAACGACGGCGGGAACGGCTCGAGCGAGACGGCTAA
- a CDS encoding helix-turn-helix transcriptional regulator, translated as MDRRRVDLVVGLALAAVLVVGGALSWQLYQQQRVHGQMMGSMMGSPSGLGALWPLLGALFVSVAVGGLYLVVRESQSPAETSARFPTNTTEPAASTVEDPPNANVQPNTANTAGNAESAPRARVLDLLPEDERRVLAPVLESPGITQIELRDRSNFSKSKVSQTVNALEKRGLLYRERQGRTYRIYPSDDLGQEPNRPG; from the coding sequence ATGGATCGACGCCGCGTCGACCTCGTAGTCGGACTCGCCCTCGCCGCCGTTCTCGTCGTCGGTGGCGCGCTGAGCTGGCAACTCTACCAGCAACAGCGCGTTCACGGTCAGATGATGGGATCGATGATGGGGTCCCCCTCTGGATTGGGGGCGCTGTGGCCGCTGCTCGGGGCGCTCTTCGTCTCGGTCGCCGTCGGTGGCCTCTATCTCGTCGTCCGCGAGAGTCAGTCGCCCGCCGAAACCAGCGCTCGGTTCCCGACGAATACGACGGAGCCTGCCGCCTCGACGGTCGAAGACCCGCCGAACGCGAACGTACAGCCGAACACCGCGAATACGGCAGGTAACGCGGAATCAGCGCCTCGAGCCCGCGTGCTGGACCTCCTCCCGGAGGACGAGCGGCGGGTGCTCGCCCCGGTACTCGAATCCCCTGGTATCACGCAAATCGAACTGCGTGACCGATCGAACTTCTCGAAGAGCAAGGTGAGCCAGACCGTGAACGCCCTCGAGAAACGGGGGCTGTTGTATCGGGAACGGCAAGGCCGAACCTATCGCATTTATCCCAGCGACGACCTGGGTCAGGAGCCGAATCGCCCCGGCTGA
- a CDS encoding branched-chain amino acid transaminase — MGFDEMDVDTIWMDGEFVDWEDAQTHVLTHGLHYGTGVFEGARCYDTENGPALFRWEEHVDRLFQSCKPYEMEIGHSHEELTEATKELIRRQDLSSCYIRPLVYYGYKSLGVSPQDCPTKTTIAVWPWGAYLGEDAIENGIDVKVSSWRKHASSQIPTNAKTTGLYVNSLLAGEEARRNGFAEAIVLNKEGNVAEGPGENIFLVRDGEIFTPGLSESILDGITRNAVIRIARDLGYTVHDTVSISRGELNTADELFFTGSAAEVTPIKRVDNVTIGEGTRGPITEEIQQTFFDVVERRTDEYEEWFDYVEA, encoded by the coding sequence ATGGGATTTGACGAGATGGACGTCGACACGATCTGGATGGACGGCGAGTTCGTCGACTGGGAGGACGCACAGACCCACGTCCTCACGCACGGACTCCACTATGGGACCGGCGTCTTCGAGGGGGCGCGCTGTTACGACACCGAGAACGGGCCCGCGCTCTTTCGCTGGGAGGAACACGTCGACCGCCTCTTCCAGTCCTGCAAGCCCTACGAGATGGAAATCGGCCACTCCCACGAGGAACTGACGGAAGCCACGAAGGAACTCATCCGCCGCCAGGATCTCTCGTCGTGTTACATCCGTCCACTCGTCTACTACGGCTACAAGAGTCTCGGCGTCAGCCCCCAGGACTGTCCGACGAAGACGACCATCGCCGTCTGGCCCTGGGGCGCCTACCTCGGTGAGGACGCCATCGAGAACGGCATCGACGTCAAAGTCTCCTCCTGGCGCAAGCACGCCTCGAGCCAGATTCCGACGAATGCGAAGACCACTGGCCTGTACGTCAACAGCCTGCTGGCCGGCGAGGAGGCCCGCCGAAACGGGTTCGCCGAAGCCATCGTCCTCAACAAGGAGGGCAACGTCGCGGAGGGCCCCGGCGAGAACATCTTCCTCGTGCGGGACGGCGAAATCTTCACGCCCGGCCTCTCCGAGTCGATCCTCGACGGCATCACCCGCAACGCGGTCATCCGGATCGCCCGCGACCTGGGCTACACCGTCCACGACACCGTCTCCATCTCGCGAGGCGAACTCAACACGGCCGACGAACTCTTCTTCACCGGCTCTGCCGCTGAGGTGACGCCGATCAAGCGCGTCGACAACGTTACGATCGGCGAGGGAACCCGCGGGCCGATCACCGAGGAGATCCAGCAGACGTTCTTCGACGTCGTCGAGCGCCGGACCGACGAGTACGAGGAGTGGTTCGACTACGTCGAAGCGTAA
- a CDS encoding heavy metal translocating P-type ATPase: MDDHRDTSDEGESESDHRGHEPSAGHRRSGEDDHSDSHDHSDDQLEGDRVEQSMLEDEAEDADEARREVGERDEHGTGHGDADRHGEHGDDGGHDDHQDGHGGGGHDHGGMHEGHEQMFRRRFFVSTLLSIPVLLYSETLQSWLGFSVPAFPGSEWINPVFAVIVFAYGGVPFLRMAVPELEDRSPGMMTLISMAITVAFVYSLASVVFPTQSAFFWELVTLIDIMLLGHWIEMRSVRRASSALDELAKLLPDTAERITEDGDTEEVPVSDLSEGDLVLVRPGANVPADGVVEGGDSDVNESMITGESKPVSKDPGDEVIGGTINGDGSLRVRISATGEETTLAGIMRLVEEAQQSESRTQMLADRAAGWLFYVALASAAVTAVAWTAAMQFNATVIERVVTVLVIACPHALGLAIPLVVAINTSLAARNGMLIRDRIAMERARDLDTIVFDKTGTLTAGEQGVVDVATVDRVDEDEALALAAAVESDSEHMIAQAMREAAADRGLKPPNVSDFEALKGRGVRATVDGGALYVGGPNLLSYLEAEVPPELAEFADRSGENARTVVYLVREGKRDGDSSAQANTVVGADQEPGIDQARPIAAFALADVIREESYRVVDALHDLGIEVAMLTGDSEDVAVAVADELGIETVFAEVLPEDKDEKVTELQDQDKLVAMVGDGVNDAPALTRADVGIAIGSGTDVAVQSADIVLVQNNPMDVARLVKLSRASYRKMQENLVWAAGYNVFAIPLAAGVLAPIGILLSPAIGALLMSLSTVIVAINAQLLRRVDLSIPQLSGLSPPQKAQPTR; the protein is encoded by the coding sequence ATGGACGACCACAGAGACACCTCCGACGAGGGCGAGTCCGAAAGCGACCACCGCGGTCACGAGCCCTCTGCGGGCCACCGGCGGTCTGGTGAGGATGACCATTCGGACTCCCACGATCACTCGGACGACCAATTAGAGGGCGACCGAGTAGAACAGTCCATGCTCGAGGATGAAGCCGAAGACGCCGACGAGGCGAGACGCGAGGTCGGCGAGCGAGACGAACACGGTACGGGTCACGGGGATGCTGACCGACACGGCGAGCACGGCGATGACGGTGGTCACGACGATCACCAGGACGGCCACGGGGGCGGCGGCCACGACCACGGCGGCATGCACGAGGGCCACGAGCAAATGTTCCGCCGGCGATTCTTCGTCTCGACGCTGCTTTCGATCCCCGTTCTCCTGTACAGCGAGACCCTGCAATCGTGGCTCGGCTTCTCGGTTCCGGCGTTTCCCGGAAGCGAGTGGATCAATCCCGTATTCGCAGTGATCGTCTTCGCCTACGGTGGCGTTCCCTTCCTTCGAATGGCCGTGCCCGAACTCGAGGACCGATCGCCAGGGATGATGACGCTCATCTCGATGGCGATTACCGTCGCGTTCGTCTACAGCCTGGCGAGCGTCGTCTTCCCCACCCAGTCGGCGTTCTTCTGGGAACTGGTGACGCTGATCGACATCATGTTGCTCGGTCACTGGATCGAGATGCGATCGGTTCGTCGCGCCTCGAGCGCGCTCGACGAGTTAGCGAAACTGCTCCCGGACACCGCAGAGCGCATCACCGAGGACGGTGACACTGAGGAGGTCCCCGTCAGCGACCTGTCGGAGGGCGACCTCGTACTCGTCCGTCCCGGGGCGAACGTCCCCGCCGACGGCGTCGTCGAGGGGGGCGACTCGGACGTGAACGAGTCGATGATCACCGGCGAGTCGAAACCGGTTTCGAAGGACCCGGGCGACGAGGTGATTGGCGGCACGATCAACGGCGACGGGAGCCTTCGCGTTCGGATCAGCGCGACGGGCGAGGAGACGACCCTGGCGGGGATCATGCGTCTCGTGGAGGAAGCCCAGCAGAGCGAGTCTCGAACACAGATGCTCGCCGACAGGGCAGCGGGCTGGTTGTTCTACGTCGCTCTCGCTTCAGCCGCAGTGACCGCCGTCGCCTGGACCGCCGCCATGCAGTTCAACGCCACGGTCATCGAGCGCGTGGTGACCGTCCTGGTGATCGCCTGTCCGCACGCCCTCGGACTCGCCATTCCACTCGTCGTCGCGATCAACACGTCCCTCGCCGCGCGCAATGGGATGTTAATCCGGGACCGAATCGCCATGGAACGAGCGCGGGACCTGGATACCATCGTCTTCGACAAGACGGGGACGCTCACGGCGGGCGAACAGGGCGTCGTCGACGTCGCGACAGTCGACCGCGTGGACGAGGACGAGGCGCTCGCGCTGGCCGCCGCCGTCGAGAGCGATTCCGAGCACATGATCGCCCAGGCAATGCGCGAGGCCGCGGCCGACCGCGGTCTGAAGCCACCGAACGTCTCGGACTTCGAAGCGCTCAAGGGTCGCGGGGTGCGCGCAACCGTCGACGGCGGCGCGCTCTACGTCGGCGGACCGAACCTCTTGTCCTACCTCGAGGCCGAAGTCCCCCCGGAACTGGCGGAGTTCGCGGATCGGTCCGGAGAAAACGCACGAACGGTCGTCTACCTCGTTCGCGAGGGCAAGCGTGACGGCGACTCGAGCGCCCAGGCGAACACAGTGGTAGGTGCCGATCAGGAGCCAGGTATCGACCAGGCAAGACCAATCGCCGCCTTCGCCCTCGCGGACGTGATCCGCGAGGAGAGCTACCGGGTCGTCGACGCGCTCCACGACCTCGGCATCGAGGTGGCGATGCTGACCGGCGACAGCGAGGACGTCGCCGTGGCCGTCGCAGACGAACTCGGCATTGAGACGGTCTTCGCCGAGGTGCTGCCCGAGGACAAGGACGAGAAGGTGACCGAACTGCAGGACCAGGACAAACTGGTGGCGATGGTCGGCGACGGCGTCAACGACGCCCCGGCTCTGACCCGCGCCGACGTCGGGATCGCGATCGGATCGGGAACCGACGTCGCCGTCCAGTCGGCGGACATCGTTCTCGTGCAGAATAACCCGATGGACGTAGCCCGACTCGTCAAACTGAGCCGCGCGAGTTACCGGAAGATGCAGGAGAACCTCGTCTGGGCGGCGGGGTACAACGTCTTCGCGATTCCGCTCGCGGCCGGCGTTCTCGCGCCGATTGGGATCCTCCTCTCCCCTGCCATCGGCGCCCTGCTCATGTCGCTCAGCACCGTGATCGTCGCGATTAACGCGCAGTTACTCCGGCGAGTGGATCTTTCGATTCCGCAGTTGTCCGGTTTGTCCCCGCCGCAAAAAGCACAACCCACGAGATGA
- a CDS encoding SRPBCC domain-containing protein codes for MEQLEVFETIDAPPETVWQVLLEFDAYPEWNPFLRSVEGLPVEGERLSIRVRLPGGRTRTIRTTVLTVETNRRIVWLGRLGVPFAFDGYHEFHLEPIDGGRRTRLLQRETFRGALVPVLFHRRRIERGFRAMNRALRNRAERRVRATV; via the coding sequence ATGGAACAACTCGAGGTGTTCGAGACGATCGACGCCCCACCGGAGACCGTCTGGCAGGTCCTCCTCGAGTTCGACGCCTATCCCGAGTGGAACCCGTTTCTCCGCTCCGTAGAGGGACTCCCCGTCGAAGGAGAGCGGCTGTCGATCCGCGTCCGGTTGCCGGGTGGCCGGACTAGAACGATTCGAACGACGGTGCTCACCGTCGAGACGAACCGTCGGATCGTCTGGCTCGGCCGGCTAGGGGTCCCGTTCGCCTTCGATGGCTACCACGAGTTTCACCTCGAGCCGATCGACGGCGGACGACGGACGCGGCTGCTCCAGCGGGAGACGTTTCGAGGAGCGCTGGTACCGGTACTATTCCACCGACGTCGAATCGAACGGGGCTTCCGCGCGATGAACCGGGCGCTCAGGAACCGAGCGGAGCGCCGGGTTCGGGCGACCGTCTGA
- a CDS encoding NAD-dependent epimerase/dehydratase family protein, whose amino-acid sequence MDTALVIGGTRFIGRHLVDDLLAHDYDVTLFNRGNHDDPFAEDDRVDHVQGDRTNDSALEAAAADVDPDAVFDCVAYYPRDVRAATEIFADVDAYVYISSGDAYGREEIPKREDETPMRPCSPDQATDESDDTYGNRKAEGDRAVVAAADRGVNTMSVRPCIVYGPHDYTERLDFWLDRVLEYDRVIVPGDGTNVWHRAYVEDVASALRIVAERGEPGEFYNVGDRRIVTLEEMVDLIADTADRDVEVVHAGPRELEAGGLSTDDYVLYRDYPHVLSTAKLAALGWESTPLEEAMARTLEEHEASDRDGSEYDPGRDAEERVLGILDTL is encoded by the coding sequence ATGGACACCGCACTCGTCATCGGCGGCACGCGATTCATCGGCCGCCACCTCGTCGACGACCTCCTCGCACACGACTACGACGTCACCCTCTTCAACCGCGGGAACCACGACGACCCCTTCGCCGAGGACGACCGGGTCGACCACGTTCAGGGGGACCGAACGAACGACTCGGCGCTCGAGGCCGCCGCGGCGGACGTCGATCCGGACGCGGTCTTCGACTGCGTGGCCTACTACCCACGGGACGTGCGCGCGGCCACCGAGATCTTCGCCGACGTCGACGCCTACGTCTACATCTCGAGCGGGGACGCCTACGGCCGCGAGGAGATTCCGAAGCGGGAGGACGAGACGCCGATGCGACCCTGCAGCCCCGACCAGGCGACCGACGAGTCGGACGACACGTATGGCAATCGCAAGGCCGAGGGCGACCGCGCGGTCGTCGCCGCGGCCGACCGGGGGGTGAACACCATGTCCGTCCGGCCCTGCATCGTGTACGGCCCCCACGATTACACCGAGCGACTGGACTTCTGGCTCGACCGCGTCCTGGAGTACGACCGCGTGATCGTCCCCGGCGACGGCACCAACGTCTGGCACCGCGCCTACGTCGAGGACGTCGCCAGCGCCCTCCGGATCGTCGCCGAGCGGGGTGAGCCGGGCGAGTTCTACAACGTCGGCGACCGCCGGATCGTCACGCTCGAGGAGATGGTCGATCTGATCGCCGACACCGCAGATAGGGACGTCGAGGTCGTCCACGCCGGCCCGCGCGAACTCGAGGCCGGCGGCCTCTCGACGGACGACTACGTCCTCTACCGCGACTACCCGCACGTCCTCTCGACCGCGAAACTCGCCGCCCTCGGCTGGGAGTCGACCCCACTCGAGGAGGCGATGGCGCGGACGCTCGAGGAACACGAGGCGAGCGACCGGGACGGGAGCGAGTACGATCCCGGACGGGACGCCGAAGAACGGGTGCTTGGGATTCTCGATACGCTCTAA
- a CDS encoding NAD(P)-dependent glycerol-1-phosphate dehydrogenase: MFEKSTWIRLPRNVVVGHDVLAETVSVVDDLHLEGRPLLVTSPTPRKLAAEPIAADFEERGIEPAIVTVEEASFEAVESVIDAAEEVDASYLIGVGGGKAIDIAKMATDHLDTGFLSVPTAASHDGIVSNRGSVPDGNTRHSVAAEPPLAVVADTGILANAPWELTTAGCADIISNYTAVMDWRLAHRLKNVEYSEYAAALAEMTAEILVGNADMIRPGLEESAWIVTKALMSSGVAMSIASSSRPASGAEHLFSHQLDRLAPGAALHGHQVGVGSIMTAYLHEGESGIWTEIRDALASIDAPTTAADLGIDDETVIEALTTCHAIRDRYTILGDGMDERAAREVAVKTGVIG; encoded by the coding sequence ATGTTCGAGAAGTCGACGTGGATCCGCCTCCCGCGGAACGTCGTCGTCGGCCACGACGTCCTCGCCGAGACCGTGAGCGTCGTCGACGACCTTCACCTCGAGGGGCGGCCGCTGCTCGTCACGAGCCCAACGCCGCGGAAACTCGCGGCCGAACCGATCGCCGCCGACTTCGAGGAGCGCGGTATCGAACCCGCCATCGTCACCGTCGAGGAGGCGAGTTTCGAGGCCGTAGAGTCGGTCATCGACGCTGCCGAGGAGGTGGATGCCTCGTACCTGATCGGCGTCGGCGGCGGGAAGGCCATCGACATCGCCAAGATGGCCACCGACCACCTCGACACCGGCTTCCTCTCGGTGCCGACGGCCGCGAGTCACGACGGCATCGTCAGCAACCGCGGCTCGGTCCCGGACGGCAACACGCGCCACAGCGTCGCCGCCGAACCGCCGCTCGCCGTGGTCGCCGACACCGGGATTCTGGCGAACGCACCCTGGGAACTGACGACCGCGGGCTGTGCCGACATCATCTCCAACTACACCGCGGTGATGGACTGGCGACTCGCCCACCGACTCAAGAACGTCGAGTACTCCGAGTATGCGGCCGCCCTCGCGGAGATGACCGCCGAAATTCTGGTGGGTAACGCCGACATGATCCGCCCCGGCCTCGAGGAGTCCGCCTGGATCGTCACCAAGGCGCTCATGTCCTCGGGGGTGGCGATGTCCATCGCGAGTTCCTCCCGGCCGGCCAGCGGCGCCGAGCACCTCTTCTCCCACCAGCTGGATCGCCTCGCGCCCGGCGCAGCCCTCCACGGCCACCAGGTCGGCGTCGGGTCGATCATGACGGCCTACCTGCACGAGGGCGAGTCGGGCATCTGGACGGAGATTCGAGACGCGCTGGCGAGCATCGACGCGCCGACCACGGCCGCCGATCTCGGCATCGACGACGAAACCGTGATCGAGGCGCTGACGACCTGTCACGCCATCCGCGACCGGTACACGATTCTGGGCGACGGGATGGACGAGCGGGCCGCTCGAGAGGTTGCGGTGAAGACGGGCGTTATCGGCTGA
- a CDS encoding DUF7405 family protein: MTRSSRTISRRSFVRSAVAIGGASALSACLDRESGDADAPPRGVDAGGLEELPERQHAWTAAQRTDEHGNPLVPEHHVTLHFSYIGGSPTDEERTQVETAFETLERAYARSNEGLLFTVGYGPTYFDRFDESLPEHVDLPEPTALAPIETPEFDSYDAMFHLASDRGSVVLSAEEALTGELESINGVDVEATLEGVLEAEERRTGFTGAGLPAENQDGVRGIPNSEPVSEDAPMFMGFKSGFKKNQASEDRVTIQEGPFAEGTTTHLSRIRLSLDQWYEQDSRTIRERKMFCPAHAEEGKIEGAGDNLGDSSQLGDCPAHTLEDAREYGTVGHSQKSARARENDEPIILRRDFNSTDDDEAGLHFLSHQRRIEDFVKTREAMNGTDVAEQSAIGARTNNGILQYMTVRRRANYLVPPRRHRSLPTPRPK, from the coding sequence ATGACGCGTTCGTCGCGCACGATTTCGCGCCGATCCTTCGTCCGTAGCGCCGTCGCCATCGGCGGTGCGAGCGCCCTCTCCGCCTGCCTGGATCGAGAGAGCGGAGATGCGGACGCTCCGCCTCGAGGCGTCGACGCCGGCGGCCTCGAGGAACTCCCCGAGCGCCAGCACGCCTGGACGGCCGCCCAGCGGACCGACGAGCACGGCAACCCGCTCGTCCCCGAACACCACGTCACCCTCCACTTCTCGTACATCGGCGGCAGTCCGACCGACGAAGAGCGCACGCAGGTCGAGACGGCGTTCGAAACCCTCGAGCGAGCCTACGCCCGGAGCAACGAGGGCTTGCTGTTCACCGTCGGCTACGGTCCCACCTACTTCGACCGGTTCGACGAGTCCCTGCCAGAGCACGTCGACCTACCCGAGCCGACGGCGCTCGCACCCATCGAGACGCCCGAGTTCGATAGCTACGACGCCATGTTCCACCTCGCCAGTGACCGCGGATCGGTCGTGTTGAGCGCCGAAGAAGCGCTCACCGGCGAACTCGAGTCGATCAACGGCGTCGACGTCGAGGCCACGCTCGAGGGCGTCCTCGAGGCCGAGGAACGCAGAACCGGGTTCACGGGGGCCGGATTACCCGCCGAAAATCAGGACGGCGTTCGCGGGATTCCCAACAGCGAACCCGTCTCCGAGGACGCTCCGATGTTCATGGGCTTCAAATCCGGGTTCAAAAAGAACCAGGCCTCCGAGGACCGTGTGACAATCCAGGAGGGGCCGTTCGCCGAGGGCACCACGACGCACCTTTCTCGCATTCGCCTCTCGCTCGACCAGTGGTACGAACAGGACAGCCGAACGATCCGCGAACGAAAGATGTTCTGCCCGGCCCACGCTGAGGAGGGGAAAATCGAGGGTGCGGGCGACAACCTCGGCGACTCGAGTCAGCTAGGCGACTGCCCGGCGCACACGCTCGAGGACGCCCGCGAGTACGGGACCGTGGGCCACTCCCAGAAGTCAGCGCGTGCCCGCGAGAACGACGAACCGATCATCCTTCGTCGGGACTTCAACTCGACGGACGACGACGAGGCGGGCCTGCACTTTCTCTCCCACCAGCGTCGCATCGAGGACTTCGTGAAAACGCGCGAGGCGATGAACGGGACCGACGTCGCCGAACAGTCGGCAATCGGCGCGCGGACGAACAACGGAATCCTCCAGTACATGACCGTTCGACGCCGGGCGAACTATCTGGTTCCGCCGCGACGGCACCGGTCGTTGCCAACGCCGCGGCCCAAGTAG
- a CDS encoding flippase-like domain-containing protein, producing MRRLRVVAGFAVALLITGILVYSAGWEAVVSSIRRANPILVTGGAVAGATMLALRALIVYRLLDPIEGSADGTAFVGAFLAGYFSRSVVPWGQSVGVAVTAYLLAGSSESPFEDNAAVVSVAEVLVFLTSVVVAVVGLVGVIANGSIDVSSSVTAGSLPSNRLRTGLLGALFAAVLVAASVVSVTRGGVARPILFEITARLEGALARVPGVERAAVRTRVRGFLSTIDDIAADRSVLMGAVTVALASWIFNALALFLSLVALGVDAPFAVALLCVPLSTVAAVVPLPGGMGGVEVFLAGLLVATTAISGDVATAAALLYRLCTYWVHVGLGGIGATYVSATGVGLVRVDG from the coding sequence ATGCGCCGATTACGGGTGGTCGCCGGCTTCGCCGTCGCACTCCTGATCACGGGGATACTGGTATACAGTGCCGGCTGGGAGGCCGTGGTCTCGAGTATCCGTCGTGCTAATCCGATTCTCGTCACCGGTGGTGCGGTCGCCGGAGCGACGATGCTCGCGCTCCGCGCCCTGATCGTTTACCGACTGCTCGATCCGATCGAGGGATCGGCCGACGGAACCGCGTTCGTCGGCGCGTTCCTGGCAGGGTACTTCTCCCGGAGCGTCGTGCCGTGGGGACAGTCCGTCGGCGTCGCCGTGACCGCGTACCTGCTCGCGGGATCGTCCGAGTCGCCGTTCGAGGACAACGCCGCTGTCGTCAGCGTGGCCGAGGTACTCGTCTTCCTCACGTCCGTCGTCGTAGCCGTCGTTGGACTCGTCGGGGTAATTGCGAACGGCTCCATCGACGTCTCCTCGAGCGTGACCGCCGGGTCGCTCCCGTCGAACCGTCTGAGGACCGGCCTCCTGGGGGCGCTGTTCGCAGCCGTTCTCGTCGCCGCCTCGGTCGTCTCAGTCACCCGCGGCGGCGTCGCGCGGCCGATCCTGTTCGAGATTACCGCTCGGCTCGAGGGGGCGCTGGCCAGAGTGCCCGGTGTCGAGCGCGCTGCCGTTCGAACCCGCGTCCGTGGGTTCCTCTCGACGATCGACGACATCGCGGCGGATCGGTCGGTCCTGATGGGGGCGGTGACGGTCGCGCTGGCGAGCTGGATCTTCAACGCCCTCGCTCTGTTCCTCTCGCTAGTCGCCCTCGGCGTCGACGCCCCGTTCGCGGTTGCGCTTCTCTGTGTGCCGCTGTCGACGGTGGCAGCCGTGGTCCCGCTCCCGGGCGGGATGGGCGGTGTCGAGGTGTTCCTGGCCGGGCTACTGGTCGCGACAACCGCCATCTCGGGCGACGTTGCGACGGCCGCTGCGCTGCTCTACCGGCTGTGTACCTACTGGGTACACGTCGGTCTCGGGGGAATCGGCGCGACGTACGTGTCGGCCACCGGCGTCGGGCTGGTTCGCGTCGACGGGTGA
- a CDS encoding HAD family hydrolase, with amino-acid sequence MAYDAVVFDNDGVLTTPTSYEALTRAMTLAFERHGIDDPAQDDLETLISPTIDELEAVTDRYDLEPESLWAARERAAIEVQREELLNGNKTLYDDVSTLETLDAPMAIVSNNQHETIENIVDHFELEAFDPYYGREPTVDGIRRKKPTPYYLKRAIGDLGCANPLYVGDSWVDVAVAEALEIDSAFIRRPHREDYTFTEFGYDGEPTHEITSLEALSRLDPSS; translated from the coding sequence ATGGCATACGACGCAGTCGTCTTCGACAACGACGGCGTGTTGACGACCCCGACCAGCTACGAGGCGCTCACGCGAGCGATGACCCTCGCGTTCGAACGCCACGGCATCGACGACCCCGCCCAGGACGACCTCGAGACCCTGATTTCCCCGACGATCGACGAACTCGAGGCCGTCACCGATCGGTACGACCTCGAGCCGGAATCACTCTGGGCGGCCCGCGAACGGGCGGCGATCGAGGTCCAGCGTGAGGAACTCCTGAACGGGAACAAGACGCTCTACGACGACGTGTCGACGCTCGAGACGCTCGACGCCCCGATGGCCATCGTGAGCAACAACCAGCACGAGACCATCGAGAACATCGTCGACCACTTCGAACTCGAGGCGTTCGACCCGTACTACGGCCGCGAGCCGACTGTCGACGGCATCAGACGAAAGAAACCCACGCCGTACTACCTCAAGCGCGCGATCGGCGACCTGGGATGTGCGAACCCGCTGTACGTCGGCGACAGTTGGGTCGACGTCGCGGTCGCGGAGGCCCTCGAGATTGACTCGGCGTTCATTCGTCGCCCTCACCGCGAAGACTACACCTTCACCGAGTTCGGCTACGACGGCGAGCCTACCCACGAGATCACGTCCCTGGAGGCGCTGTCGCGGCTCGACCCGTCGTCCTGA